The following nucleotide sequence is from Paeniglutamicibacter kerguelensis.
TCGGCTTCGCCGCGGACCGGGTCCGCGGGATCCAGCTCGTCACGGCCGACGGATCGCTTCTGGAGGTGGACGCCGAGGCCGAACCCGAACTCTTTTGGGCCCTGCGGGGAGGCAAATGCTCGGTCGGCATTGTCACCGAACTCGAGTTCGACCTGGTTCCAGTGCCGCACGTCTACGGCGGTGCAATCTTCTTTGCCGGATCCGACGCGGCGGCCGTCATGCATGCCTACGGTGACTGGGTCCAGGCGCTGCCCGAGTCGACCACCGCGTCCATCGCCCTGCTCAGGTTGCCCGACGACGCGCAGATCCCCGGGCCGCTGCGCGGAAAACTCTCCGTCCACCTGCGCTTTGTCCATGTCGGCGAGGAAGCTGCCGGAGCGGCCCTGCTGGAACCGATGCGCCGGGCCGGCACGCCGCTCGTGGACCTGGTGGGCCTGATGCCCTATTCGGCCATTGCCTCGGTCCACCAGGACCCGAGCGATCCGATGCCGGCCTGGGAGGGTTCGCTGCTGCTGCGCGAGCTGGACGCCGGGGCCATCGACGCCCTGCTTGGGGCCGCGGGGCCCCAGAACGACGTTCCGCTGATCGTGGCCGAGATCCGCCACCTGGGCGGCGCGCTTGCCCGCGGCCCCGAACACGAAAACGCCGTCGGCGGGCGCGATGCCGCGTTTTCGGTGATGGTCGTGGGCCCCTACCCGCCACCACTGATGGGCGCCGTCGAGGCCGCGGGCCATGCCGTCCTGGAAGCCATGAAACCCTGGGCCCACGGCGGCACGCAGATCAACTTCCAGGGCTTTGCCGCAACGCCGGAGGCCGTCCGCAAGGCCTGGGCCGAACCGACCGTGGAACGGCTCCGCGCCCTCAAGGCCGCGTGGGATCCCGAGTGCCGCTTCCGCTTCGGGTACTCGATGGACTGACACACACCGGCAACTACAGGATGAGCGACCTGAAGAATTCGTCGACCCGTGCCATTTTCCATGGCTCGATGCTTGCGTCCGCCATTTCGTACGTCTCGTGCGCCATCTCGAACTCGGACAGCACAAAGGACGCGAGGGGCCCGGGGAAACGCCCCTCCCCGAGCTCGCGGGTCACGGCCTTCACGGCGAGGAGTTCTTGGGTTTCGCGCACCACACCTTCGGGCACTTCGCTCTCCCGCAGCAGCGTTGCCAGGTCCATCGGCGCCACGGCGGAGCCCGGATGCGTGCGCAGCCAGCGCAGCGCCGCCGCCGGACGCAACGCGTAGAAGACCTTTTTGAGCGGGACGATCTCCGATTCGAGATCCCACTGGTTCCGCCCCACATGGAGGTAGTGCCGCCCCACCCGCGCCGGGTCGATGACCTCGGAGGCCAGGTCGAGCAATCCATCGCGGAAGGCGGTCTCGCCCCGGTACACGATCGGCGAGGTCAGCCACT
It contains:
- a CDS encoding FAD-binding oxidoreductase codes for the protein MSAPTDFDAEDLRAKLDGAVLLPGDAGFEAACRGFNLAHAFRPDVAVLAGSARDVAAAVRHAKEAGLAVHVHSTGHGYPHQAHGGMLVNTSGMQSLVLDPRRRSARVGAGVRWDRVIEEAAPHGLAPLNGSSPDIGVVGYTLGGGMGPMGRTFGFAADRVRGIQLVTADGSLLEVDAEAEPELFWALRGGKCSVGIVTELEFDLVPVPHVYGGAIFFAGSDAAAVMHAYGDWVQALPESTTASIALLRLPDDAQIPGPLRGKLSVHLRFVHVGEEAAGAALLEPMRRAGTPLVDLVGLMPYSAIASVHQDPSDPMPAWEGSLLLRELDAGAIDALLGAAGPQNDVPLIVAEIRHLGGALARGPEHENAVGGRDAAFSVMVVGPYPPPLMGAVEAAGHAVLEAMKPWAHGGTQINFQGFAATPEAVRKAWAEPTVERLRALKAAWDPECRFRFGYSMD
- a CDS encoding nucleotidyltransferase domain-containing protein, which produces MRNIPDTLDPSVVAEIDARLERVAGAEDVAVSWAVESGSRAWGFPSPDSDYDCRFLYLRPANDYLGLWPRRDVIETPLDKVFDVNGWDVAKALRLLLKGNATVVEWLTSPIVYRGETAFRDGLLDLASEVIDPARVGRHYLHVGRNQWDLESEIVPLKKVFYALRPAAALRWLRTHPGSAVAPMDLATLLRESEVPEGVVRETQELLAVKAVTRELGEGRFPGPLASFVLSEFEMAHETYEMADASIEPWKMARVDEFFRSLIL